In the genome of Methylomagnum ishizawai, the window TCCATATCTCCCGCCTCATATCCGCCACGTCCACCATAACACAGTTTGAGCGTCCGACTTGGCATGATCCGACAACAACCGCCACACCGCCGGGAAGACCTGTCCCGCCAAGCCTAAAAAATCCAAGGAGCGCACGGATTCCAACCCCGGAAGGACATACCGGACCTCCTTCCATATAATCCAGGCACCGGCCCTTGCCATTGGAACCCCACCCCGCATCCCCTATACTATGCCCCGCTTATATCCAAGCCCTTGGAAAACCCAGAAATCATCGGCATGAATCCACACCTGCAAGCCCTACAGCCCTATCCTTTCGAGAAACTGGCGCAACTCAAACACGGCATCGCGCCCCCTGCCGACAAGCCCCATATCGCCTGGTCCATCGGCGAACCGCAACATCCCACCCCGGCCCTGATTACCGAAACCTTGATCGCCCATTTGGGCGGCCTGACGAATTATCCGGCCAGCAAGGGCATTCCCGAATTGCGCCAAGGCATCGCCGACTGGCTGGCGCGGCGCTTCAGCCTGCCCACCGCCGCGGTCGATCCCGAACGCCATGTGCTGCCCTGCGCGGGCACCCGCGAGGCGCTGTTTTCCTTCGCGCAATGCGTGGTCGATCCGCGTGAACGGCCCTGGGTGCTGATGCCGAACCCGTTCTATCAGATTTACGAAGGCGCGGCGCTGCTGGCCGGGGCCGAGCCGTATTTCCTGAACACCACGCGGGAGACGGGTTATCGACCCGATTTCGACGCGGTGCCGGAGGCGGTGTGGGCGCGTTGCCAATTGCTTTATCTCTGCTCGCCGGGCAATCCCACCGGCGCGGTGATCGATACCGCCACCCTGCGCCAACTGATGGAGCTATCCAGCCGCTACGGCTTCATCATCGCCTCGGACGAATGCTATTCCGAACTTTACGCCGACGAGTCCGCGCCGCCACCCGGTTTATTGGGCGCGGCCTACGCCATGGGCAACACCCAGTTCGAGCGCTGCGTGGTGTTCCATAGCCTATCGAAGCGCTCGAACGCGCCGGGGTTGCGTTCCGGTTTCGTGGCGGGTGATGCGGCCATTCTCAAGCAATACCTGCTCTACCGCACCTATCACGGCTGCGCCTTGTCGCTGCCGGTCCAGCACGCCAGCCTCGCGGCCTGGCGCGACGAAGCGCATGTGGTGGAAAACCGCGCCCTCTACCGGCGCAAGTTCGCCGCCGTGCATGACATCCTCAAGACTGTGCTGGACGTTACGGTGCCGCCCGCCGGGTTTTACCTGTGGCCGCGGACGCCGGGCGACGAACAGGCGTTCGCGCAAGGCTTATTCGCCCAGCAGAACGTGACGGTGTTGCCGGGCGGTTATTTGTCGCGGGAGGCGCATGGGATCAATCCAGGCCGGGGGCATGTGCGCATGGCCTTGGTCGCGCCATTGAATGAATGCGTGGAGGCGGCGCACCGAATCGCCGAGTTCGTCCGCGCCCTTGGATGAGGACAAAGCCATGAGCGACCTGCATTTGGATTCCCTGGAAATCAAGAACTTCCGTTGTTTCGAGCATCTGGTG includes:
- the dapC gene encoding succinyldiaminopimelate transaminase, producing the protein MNPHLQALQPYPFEKLAQLKHGIAPPADKPHIAWSIGEPQHPTPALITETLIAHLGGLTNYPASKGIPELRQGIADWLARRFSLPTAAVDPERHVLPCAGTREALFSFAQCVVDPRERPWVLMPNPFYQIYEGAALLAGAEPYFLNTTRETGYRPDFDAVPEAVWARCQLLYLCSPGNPTGAVIDTATLRQLMELSSRYGFIIASDECYSELYADESAPPPGLLGAAYAMGNTQFERCVVFHSLSKRSNAPGLRSGFVAGDAAILKQYLLYRTYHGCALSLPVQHASLAAWRDEAHVVENRALYRRKFAAVHDILKTVLDVTVPPAGFYLWPRTPGDEQAFAQGLFAQQNVTVLPGGYLSREAHGINPGRGHVRMALVAPLNECVEAAHRIAEFVRALG